A genomic segment from Nicotiana sylvestris chromosome 1, ASM39365v2, whole genome shotgun sequence encodes:
- the LOC104236861 gene encoding upstream activation factor subunit spp27-like, which produces MSALRHAAFRGCRFLLEAAKATTRSPKAASSSASKNKAAATTSKSSTSAGKQGRSPSARPTGLLKVTPVSPTLHSFLGVSETSRGDAVKKIWDYIKLHNLQDPMNKREINCDHKLKTIFGGKDKVGFLEISKLLSAHFVKPN; this is translated from the exons ATGTCTGCTCTTCGACATGCAGCTTTCAGGGGCTGCAGGTTTTTGCTTGAGGCAGCAAAAGCCACAACCCGATCTCCCAAAGCAGCATCTTCTTCTGCTTCCAAGAATAAGGCTGCTGCTACAACCTCGAAATCGTCGACATCAGCAGGGAAGCAGGGTCGTTCTCCTTCGGCTCGACCCACTGGTCTTCTTAAGGTAACCCCTGTTTCGCCGACACTTCATAGCTTTCTTGGAGTTTCTGAGACTTCTCGCGGCGATGCTGTCAAGAAAATCTGGGATTACATCAAACTCCACAATCTTCAG GACCCCATGAATAAGAGGGAAATCAATTGCGATCACAAGCTCAAAACAATATTTGGAGGGAAGGACAAAGTGGGGTTTCTAGAGATTTCCAAGTTGCTGTCTGCTCATTTCGTGAAGCCTAACTGA